The stretch of DNA TTGGACCGGCGCGCTGCTGGCTGTGTTCGGGTTGTATCTGCTGTCATTCGAAGGTGGCTGGACGATCTCACCCTATGACCTGGTTCTCCTCGCGGGAGCTTTTATTTGGGCAGTGCATGTGCACCTGATTGCCAAATATGCCGACCCTGTGGGACCGGTGCGGCTGGCTTGCATGCAGTTTGCTGTTTGCGGGTTCCTGAGCCTGGCTGCCGCATTGTTTTTTGAGCCGATTACCATTAGCGAAATTCGCGACGGCTTATGGACGCTTCTGTATGGGTCATTTTTATCCGTTGGTCTGGCTTATACACTGCAGGTCATCGCGCAGCGAACTGCCAACCCAACCCATGCGGTCATCATCCTCAGCCTGGAGGGCGCTTTTGCCGCCCTGGGCGGTTGGCTGTTCCTCCATGAAGCGATGGCAGCACGCACTCTGCTCGGCGCTGGTTTGATATTAATCGGCACGCTCGTTTCACAGATTTTTGGGATAGAGCGCAAGACAACTCCTTAATGAAGTACCCAGGGGGAAGGGTAGAAACTTGGTATTAACGGCGCGTTGTGGTTAAAATTAGCTTGTTCGATTGGATCATTCCTTGCCCGACGATGATCTTAATTGTCTGGCAAAAATCGCTAAAACACTGCGGTTGCTCAGGATAGGAAACGACTTTGCATGCAAAAGCTTATTGACCAGGTCAGGTCCGTGTTAGGATTTGAGCTTTCAAACGAAAAAATCGCCCTGCTGAAAATCTACGAAAATGAGCTTTTAGAATGGAATCAGAAAGTTAATCTCACTGCGGTTAACGATCCTGAAGGCGTGCGGGTTAAACATTTTCTCGACTCGATGACGGTTCAGAAAGCCTGGGGCAAGCGCGTACCACCTGAACGGCTGATTGACGTGGGCACCGGCGCTGGCTTTCCCGGTCTGGTCCTGAAGGTGCTGTGGCCCAAAACCCGGGTTACGCTGGTTGAATCGGTGGGAAAGAAGGCGGAGTTTTGTCGCCACATTGTCCAGCGCCTCGGATTGGAACAGGTGACGATTTTGTCTGAACGCGCTGAGGTGGTCGGTCAGGACCCGGACCATCGCCAGACCTATGAACTGGCTGTGGCGCGTGCGGTAGCCCGCATGCCCATTCTGATGGAGTACCTGCTACCCCTGGTTCACCGAAACGGCAAGGTGCTGGCAATGAAAGGGGAAACTGCCCCGGTGGAAACTCACAGTGCCAGCCGGGCGATCCACCTGCTGGGGGGAAAGTTGCATAAACTGGTTCATATCGAGTTGCCAGGGGTTGTGGAGGAGCGCTTTATTGTGATCGTGGATAAAGTTGCCCAAACGCCCGATGAATATCCACGCCGTACCGGTATACCCTCTAAACGACCCATTCAGTGAGAAAAGCGGATCAATCCTGAATGGGGTAGACTTAAGGAATAATGGACGACCACATAAAAAGAAATAATGATAAATCAGAAGAAGTTGAACGCTGTTTAGCACTGATCCAGTCCCGGAATCCCCGCGACCGGTCATTTGCTGCCAAGCGCCTGGGGGAATTGAAGTCCAGGCCTGATATCCTGATGAAATTATTACAGGACCCCAATGGATTTGTTCGTTCTGCAGCAGCGGAAGCCCTTGGACGCTCAGTGGAATTGCCAGCGCCGGAGGTGATTTCACATTTATTGACCGCAATTGACGACCCGAATCATTATGTCTGTGCGGCAGCGGTCAATTCCCTGGGGCTACTGGGAGCCGCCCAGGCAATCGACCAGATCGAGGCATGTTTGGACGATGCAGAGCCGATTGTGGTGCAAGCAGCCATCCTGGCGATGGCGCGTATCGACCCCCAGCGGATTGAAAACCGATTGCTGGCGTTCTTACAATCAGATGAGTACCTGGTCCATCTGGCTGCGGTCAGGGTATGCGGGTGGCTACAACTGGATTTTTGCAGCGGTTTAATCTTGCAAGCATTGCAGGATTTGATGCAAACCAATGGCAAGCATGATCTCAAACTTCCCAAGCTTTACATTGAAGCCCTGACCCGGTTAAACGCCAGGGAAGCGATCCCCACCCTGGTTGGAATAGCTGAGCACGAAGTAGGGTTGCGAAGTGCAGCGGTGGAGGCTCTGGTAGATATGAATGCCGATGAGGCTGCAGCGATCCTTTCACCCTTGTTGAATGATCCCAGCTACAGCTTGCGTCGCAACCTGATTGAAATGATGATCAAGGCAGATTACACTGCAGCCTTGCCGCTGATTCGACCGTTGCTTAAAGACAAAGCCATCACTGTACGCGAAACAGCGCTGGCTGCGGTTTCAAAATGGGGTGATAAGGTCTCAATTGATGATGTGCGCGAGATTGCCTTCAGCGACCCCAACCCCTTTGTTCGCCCCCAGGCAGTGATTGCGCTCACCCGCCTTTTAGAGCAAGACGCGCTGGCGGATCTGGTTGACCTTTCGGAAGATCTTAACCTATATGTGAGGCGAGCGGTTGCGCAATGCCTTGCTGAGATTGATTTCCTGACCCCGGAAGGTAAAAAGGCATTGTTAAGTCTGGCTGAGGACCCGGAAACAGCAGATTTTGTAAAGGATGCGCTAAAAGCCCACGACCTGGACACGGTCCAGCCGCTGCCTGAAAAGGTCGTAGAAACGCGTGTCCCTGTGCCGAAGGCGTTAAGTGAAGAGGCTCACAAGTTGCTGGTTTCCCTTGAGTCCTGGCAGAACGCTTTGCCCTCGCTACAAAAGGATTTTGACCTGGGCGAACTGGCTGAGGTGGATCGGGCGCTTTCGACTTTGATTTTATATCTACGCGAAACACTGAACGGGGATTGGGGCGCGTAATCCACACCCCGTGATTACGATCGAAGTGAAGCAAGCGCAGCGGCCTGGCTTTTTTTTAAAACGTCAAAAGCTCAAGCCGCTGCGGTGTTGTTTTTAAATCGGGCCTTGAATCAGGGGGTCGGCGTTTCCGTTGCTGTCGCGGTTGGAATTGGCGTTGGCACAATATTGACCGGGATAATCAGAATGTCGCCGACGAAAATGTCAGTCTCTTCTTCCATTTGTTTGAGATCATGTTCCCGCCGATAGCGATTGGTTTCTTGCATGATACGACTAACTTCGCTATGAAACTGCGTGGCTAAAACAAACAGACTGTCGCCAGGGCGTACACGATACTCAATCAACGTGCCGGGAGGGGTGTCATCCGGGAGGGGCGTGGGTGTGGGCAATTGCTGACCAGGTGCCGGGATCAGGATGGTTTGCCCAGGGTAGATCAAACAACGGCTGTCCAGGTTGTTCAACACCAACAGAACTTCAACGTCCACTTCAAAGTTTTCAGCGATGGTTGTACAGTTATCTAATTCCTGTACCTCGTATTCAATAGGACCCGAAGGAGTATTGGTCAATGTCGGCGTGGGGGTATTGGTGATCGTCGGTGTTAGGGTGAAGGTCGCCGTGGGAGTGACGGGCGTTGGCGTTGGCGTCTCTGTAGACGTTGGCGTGGGTGAGTTCAAAAACGAGGGCTTTAATCCAGACCCACCGCCGATTAGGTAGACCACCAGCAGAACAATACCGACGACCACCAGAAGAATTGCCAGTCCACCAAGGATGTAAGGTCCCATCTTCTGTTTTTTCCGATAAGATGAAATCACGTTTTTCGCATCTTTTTTGCTCATAAGATTTCCTCTTTTTCTATATCAATCCGGAAAATATGCCGGAAAGCCCCGAATCCATCAAAAATTCTAATTCCATTTTATCCGATTATCAAATTTTGGTCGAGTCAACACGTTTTGGAAAGTTTGTTTGTCAAAGCGGCGTGACCAACAACAGCATGTCAAAAGGCATGGTTCATGCAGGCAGGTTTGACCTTCTGCATTCAAGGATGCGCTTCATAAACTGACCGGTGTAGGAATGCTCCATTTCACAGATTTCTTCAGGTTCGCCCACGGCAATGATCTCGCCGCCAGCATCACCACCTTCGGGACCCAGATCGATGATCCAGTCCGACACCTTGATGATATCCAGGTTATGCTCAATGATCACCACGGTATTACCTTCGTCCACCAGGCGCTGCAAAACATCGATTAATCGGTGCACATCGGCCGCGTGCAGGCCCACCGATGGCTCATCCAGAACATACAGGGTGCTGCCGGTGGACCGGCGTGAGAGCTCCTTGGAAAGCTTGACACGTTGTGCCTCTCCTCCTGAGAGCGTGGTACCCGATTGACCCAGCCGGATATAACCCAGCCCCACATCCTGCAAGGTCTCCAATCGACGGATAATCTTGGGGAAGGCTTGGAAAAATTCGATAGCGGCATCGATGGTCATATCCAGTACATCGGCGATGCTCTTTCCTTTGAACAGGATTTGCAGCGTCTCACGGTTGTAACGCGAGCCGTGACACACATCACAGGGCACGTAAATGTCGGGCAAAAATTGCATTTCGATCTTCAACTGTCCCTGACCGGCACAGGCTTCGCAGCGTCCCCCCTTGACATTAAAGCTGAAACGTCCCTTTTTATAGCCGCGCATTTTGCTTTCGGGCAATTCGGCGAACAGATCGCGAATGGCATCGAACAAACCGGTGTAGGTACCGGGGTTAGAGCGCGGTGTGCGACCGATTGGCGATTGGTCGATATTGATGACCTTGTCAACGTGCTCAAGCCCTTCGATAAAATCATATTCACCGGGTGTCGTATGGGCGCCATGGAGTTGACGGACCAGGCTGCGATAGAGGGTGTCGATCAACAACGAAGATTTTCCCGATCCGGAAACGCCGGTCACACAGATAAACTTGCCCAGAGGTAAATCAAGGGTGACATTTTTCAGATTATTCACCCGGGCACCATGCAGACGCAGGTGTGCACCGTTGCCGGTACGGCGCTTGTCAGGAACGGGGACGTACATCCTGCCGGAGAGGTAGGCGCCCGTGATCGATTCGGGATGGTTGATGATCGTATCCGGGGGACCTTCAGCAACAACCTCGCCGCCCATGTCGCCAGCACCAGGACCCAGGTCGACGATCCAGTCTGCCCTGCGGATGGTTTCGTCATCGTGTTCGACCACCAGGACGGTATTGCCCAGATCGCGCATCCCTTCCAGTGTGGTCAGCAGGCGGTCGTTGTCACGCGGGTGCAGACCGATGGAGGGCTCATCCAGCACATATAGAACGCCCATCAGCCGCGAACCCACCTGGGTGGCCAGCCGGATGCGCTGTGCCTCCCCACCCGACAGGGAACCGGCTGAGCGCTGCAGAGTCAGGTAGTCCAGCCCGACGTTAACCAAGAAGCCCAGCCGGCTTTCAATCTCTTTAAGAATGCGGTCGGCAATCAAGCGTTCGCGCGCACTCAGGGGAGAATTGTCACTTGCCAGGTTCCGGATCCATTCCAGGCTGTGTTTTACCGGCCATGCGGTAACTTCCACGATATTAAACCCGTCAATGGTCACTGCCAGTACTTCTGGTCGTAAACGGTTACCCTGGCAGGTTGGGCAGGGTTTGCCACTCATGAATTCGCCAATCCTGCTGCGCACATATTCGGAATTTGTCTCGCGGTAGCGGCGTTCAATATTGTTGATCACACCCTCAAAGGATGCTTTGAAGGTACTCTGGCGACCGTTGCGCCCGGTAAAGGACACGGTCAGCTCTTTACCGCCGGAACCATAGAAAAGGATGTTCAGCTTTTCATCGGGGATGGTGGACACCGGCGCTTCCAGGTCGATGCGATAATGATTTGCAACGGCTTCCAGCATCTGCCAGTAATAACCGCCGTTTTCTTTGGGACCATGCCAGGAATCATCCGCAATGGCTCCATCAATCAACGCCACAGAGCGGTCGGGGATCAGCAGATCAGGGTCGATTTCCTGACGACTGCCAAGTCCCTGGCAGGTTGGGCAGGCGCCATGGGGGGTGTTAAAGGAAAAGGTGCGCGGTTCGATCTCGGTGATTACACTGCCGTGCTCCGGGCAAGCCAGGTGCTCTGAATACTGGATATCCTGTTCCATCCCTTCTGAGAGGATTTGCACAGTGACGTAACCATCGCCGAATTTGAGGGCTGTCTCAACAGAATCGGTCAGGCGCGAGCGGGATGCTTTGGCGTCTTCAGGATCCTCGTGAGCATGCAGGATCACCCGGTCTACCACAGCTTCGATGGTATGTTTTTTATAGCGTTCGAGGTTGATTTCATCATCCAGGGAACGGATTTCGCCATCGACACGGGCGCGTACGAAGCCAGCCTTACGGATCTCATCAAAGACAGCCTGGTAAGTGCCCTTGCGCTCGCGCACCAGGGGCGCCAGAATCTGCAGGCGGCTACCCTCGGGCAAGGCTTCGATCGCCTCGACAATCTCCTGAGCGGATTGTTTCTGCACCACCCGTCCGCAGATCGGGCAGTGGGGAATACCCACGCGAGCATATAAAAGGCGCAGGTAATCGTAGATCTCGGTCACCGTGCCCACCGTAGAGCGGGGATTGTGCGAGGTGGATTTTTGATCGATAGAAACTGCGGGGGAAAGCCCTTCAATGGATTCCACATCGGGTTTGCGCATCTGACCCAAAAACTGGCGAGCATAAGCCGACAGGGATTCGACATAGCGCCGCTGTCCTTCAGCAAAGATCGTGTCAAACGCCAGGGAACTCTTCCCGGAACCGGAGAGTCCGGTGATCACCACCAGCTTATCGCGGGGGATCTCCACGGTGATGTTTTTCAGGTTGTGTTCGCGTGCTCCGACCACACGCAAACTATCACGAGCTGTCATCATCTTATTTTCACTCATTCAATCTATGATAGCACAAATGTTTCAGTAAATACGTCAAACGCGCAATTTAGTATTATACCCCCGTGGGGTTCCGCCTGCATACCGCACGGCTTTCACCCAGGTTTGCTGAGCTGATGCAGATTCACCACAGCATAAAGTTGATCAACACCGGGGATGAATACCCGATTTTTTATATTCAGTCCATCACTCATCCGCAGGGCTCACCCCCATATCCTCCGGCTGAATAGTCAAACCGCGGAAGTTTTCAAAGGTCAGGTCGTTGAAGGTAAAGCCCCTCTTTGAGCGGGCGATCTCAAACAAGCCCAGGTAATTGGTGGTAATGCCCCTCGACCAGTCCAAGCCCAACAGCAGCGCCACGCCTGCGATCAAAGCGTTGGTCGGCCCCTCAATTTCGAGATAATTCCCAAGGGGCAGCTCATCCAGCACGACCTCCACATCCCCCAACCGATAAATGCGCCGGTACTTCTCGTAGGACACCACCACCTGGTAACCCAGCGCTTCAAACAGCCTGCGCGCCACGGCGAAATCATCCACGGTAAATTCAAGTTCAGTGCGGGCAATGACTCCCCCTTCAACGTGAGCATTTCCTTTAAACGTCACCCGGGCACAGTCATCCTGACGCAAGCGCAGGAGGCGTCCGCTTTTATGCAGCTCGTGGAAGGCGGTGTCAAAACGCAGGTTGAGCTCAAATGTGCGCTGACGGACCAGGTCGGCGCCGCCTGCTTGCAGGCGTTCCGCCATCGCCTCCAAATCTTGGATATAGAATTTAACTTCGCGTTCCTGGTCTGACATCATCCACCTCCCGTATTGTCGTGTTTACGGTTAAAAAAACCGCTGCTTTGTGCTGAGCGCAGCCCCCAAAACACCAACCCGACCCAGGCAATGGTTAAGAGCAGCATCAAAGGCCAGTTTCGATGGGCGCCAGGGTCCCGCCAGAGCAAAATGCGCTCCAGCCAGTAGAGCACCGGGTAGAGTGCAGCGGCAGGCTGCAGGGCAAGCGGCGCCCAATGAGAGCGAAAGGTCAGCGCCCACAGAACGGGCAACCCCAACAATCCCCATGCGAGGCCGGCCAGCAGCAAATAGGCATGAATGCCCGGGCCGACCAGGCTCACGATCAGCTCCCGTCTCGCCAGGGCACCGAAAAAGCGCAACCAGCCCAACACAGTCCACAGGGCAAAAACCAACCCGATCAGGATGAGCGGCAAGGAACGCTTTGGTCGCCGGTAACGGTCGGGGGAATGCGGTGTGGGTTGAAGTTCTGGCATGGGTTGATTATAAACCGGGTCCATCCTCAGGGTCCGAGCTTTCGGGATATTCAATATCCGCCAGGTAGCCCAACCGTGCCAGGGCTGCCGCCACCTTTTCTTGTGTGCCCGGGTTGAGGATCACGCTGGTGGGACCGAGGGAATCGCCCAGAAAACGCCCAGCAGGAGACTCGCGCAGCAACTGGAGGATGCGAGGTGCTTCCACCCGCAAAATCACTGCAGGCTGAATGTGTGCCTGACCGCCCTTTTTATACCACTGGCGCAAAGCAGTCACCAGGTTGGGCGGCGTGGATTCCGCATACTTGTGCAGCAGTATTTCCAAGTGGGTGATTTTTAGCCCCTGTTTGGATGCAGTTCCCAGGGAGGCCGGGGTCATCTGGTAGATGTATTCTGTTTCGTTTTCATCGATCCACAGGCAAAACCGAGCTAACTGGTAGCGTGCCAGGCGAAGGGTATGGACACTGGCAGCCAGCCTGCCATCTGAAAAGACGCTCACGGGCTGATCTTCATCAGCCAATTGGGTCACCGGCAGCCCCAAAAGGAGCTGCTCTGCCCAGGCAGAAAATCGAAACGCCGTTGCCGGCTGCCCTTCAGCAGGTGCCGCCAGGTCCATCATTCCAAGCCAGTGTAACGGTCCGGTGATCAGGTAGCGCAGCAGGGCGCCATCCACCCGGTCCCAATGCTGGATGCCGTTCAGAGGCTCGCCGCTGTGGGCATCGCGGATCAACCAGGTGTCAAAATCTCCTGCTGGTCGCTGGAAATCTGGCGCTCGCTTAAAGACCTCCTGAACAAAGGATTCCAGGTGCCACCAGATGCCCTCAGGTAGCTCGCTGAGCAAGGCAAGCAGGCGCTCGCGGGTGCTGACGGGATCATTTTGCCAGGCGCCTTCACAGATCAGGCTGGGCACCAGGCGCAGTTCGTTAAACAGGTGCGAGGTGCGCCAGCCCCGCACCAGCCAGCTCAGAGCCTCCGCCCGGGGCATTTCGAGGAAGGGACGTGCGTCTTCAGCGACAGGTTGTTCTTCTGAGGTGATTAATTTCACAGCTCCCAGCAGGGCGTGAACCACATGCAGCGGAGGGCGCCAGGTCTTCACAGCGGGGGAGCGTTGCGGGTCGCCCAGGCGCAGGGCAGCCAGTAATGTACAGGTGTGAT from Brevefilum fermentans encodes:
- a CDS encoding DMT family transporter, with the translated sequence MTVDLLLLLTAAIWGFAFVAQRVGMSHMGPFTFNGIRFSLGALSLVPILIWQRRKNPATAGFSLKTYAVPIGLTGAVLFIASSLQQVGLMGSTAGKGGFITGLYVILVPLLALFWGQRTHIAHWTGALLAVFGLYLLSFEGGWTISPYDLVLLAGAFIWAVHVHLIAKYADPVGPVRLACMQFAVCGFLSLAAALFFEPITISEIRDGLWTLLYGSFLSVGLAYTLQVIAQRTANPTHAVIILSLEGAFAALGGWLFLHEAMAARTLLGAGLILIGTLVSQIFGIERKTTP
- the rsmG gene encoding 16S rRNA (guanine(527)-N(7))-methyltransferase RsmG, which gives rise to MQKLIDQVRSVLGFELSNEKIALLKIYENELLEWNQKVNLTAVNDPEGVRVKHFLDSMTVQKAWGKRVPPERLIDVGTGAGFPGLVLKVLWPKTRVTLVESVGKKAEFCRHIVQRLGLEQVTILSERAEVVGQDPDHRQTYELAVARAVARMPILMEYLLPLVHRNGKVLAMKGETAPVETHSASRAIHLLGGKLHKLVHIELPGVVEERFIVIVDKVAQTPDEYPRRTGIPSKRPIQ
- a CDS encoding HEAT repeat domain-containing protein; the encoded protein is MDDHIKRNNDKSEEVERCLALIQSRNPRDRSFAAKRLGELKSRPDILMKLLQDPNGFVRSAAAEALGRSVELPAPEVISHLLTAIDDPNHYVCAAAVNSLGLLGAAQAIDQIEACLDDAEPIVVQAAILAMARIDPQRIENRLLAFLQSDEYLVHLAAVRVCGWLQLDFCSGLILQALQDLMQTNGKHDLKLPKLYIEALTRLNAREAIPTLVGIAEHEVGLRSAAVEALVDMNADEAAAILSPLLNDPSYSLRRNLIEMMIKADYTAALPLIRPLLKDKAITVRETALAAVSKWGDKVSIDDVREIAFSDPNPFVRPQAVIALTRLLEQDALADLVDLSEDLNLYVRRAVAQCLAEIDFLTPEGKKALLSLAEDPETADFVKDALKAHDLDTVQPLPEKVVETRVPVPKALSEEAHKLLVSLESWQNALPSLQKDFDLGELAEVDRALSTLILYLRETLNGDWGA
- a CDS encoding LysM peptidoglycan-binding domain-containing protein, encoding MSKKDAKNVISSYRKKQKMGPYILGGLAILLVVVGIVLLVVYLIGGGSGLKPSFLNSPTPTSTETPTPTPVTPTATFTLTPTITNTPTPTLTNTPSGPIEYEVQELDNCTTIAENFEVDVEVLLVLNNLDSRCLIYPGQTILIPAPGQQLPTPTPLPDDTPPGTLIEYRVRPGDSLFVLATQFHSEVSRIMQETNRYRREHDLKQMEEETDIFVGDILIIPVNIVPTPIPTATATETPTP
- the cyaB gene encoding class IV adenylate cyclase, which produces MSDQEREVKFYIQDLEAMAERLQAGGADLVRQRTFELNLRFDTAFHELHKSGRLLRLRQDDCARVTFKGNAHVEGGVIARTELEFTVDDFAVARRLFEALGYQVVVSYEKYRRIYRLGDVEVVLDELPLGNYLEIEGPTNALIAGVALLLGLDWSRGITTNYLGLFEIARSKRGFTFNDLTFENFRGLTIQPEDMGVSPADE
- the uvrA gene encoding excinuclease ABC subunit UvrA produces the protein MMTARDSLRVVGAREHNLKNITVEIPRDKLVVITGLSGSGKSSLAFDTIFAEGQRRYVESLSAYARQFLGQMRKPDVESIEGLSPAVSIDQKSTSHNPRSTVGTVTEIYDYLRLLYARVGIPHCPICGRVVQKQSAQEIVEAIEALPEGSRLQILAPLVRERKGTYQAVFDEIRKAGFVRARVDGEIRSLDDEINLERYKKHTIEAVVDRVILHAHEDPEDAKASRSRLTDSVETALKFGDGYVTVQILSEGMEQDIQYSEHLACPEHGSVITEIEPRTFSFNTPHGACPTCQGLGSRQEIDPDLLIPDRSVALIDGAIADDSWHGPKENGGYYWQMLEAVANHYRIDLEAPVSTIPDEKLNILFYGSGGKELTVSFTGRNGRQSTFKASFEGVINNIERRYRETNSEYVRSRIGEFMSGKPCPTCQGNRLRPEVLAVTIDGFNIVEVTAWPVKHSLEWIRNLASDNSPLSARERLIADRILKEIESRLGFLVNVGLDYLTLQRSAGSLSGGEAQRIRLATQVGSRLMGVLYVLDEPSIGLHPRDNDRLLTTLEGMRDLGNTVLVVEHDDETIRRADWIVDLGPGAGDMGGEVVAEGPPDTIINHPESITGAYLSGRMYVPVPDKRRTGNGAHLRLHGARVNNLKNVTLDLPLGKFICVTGVSGSGKSSLLIDTLYRSLVRQLHGAHTTPGEYDFIEGLEHVDKVINIDQSPIGRTPRSNPGTYTGLFDAIRDLFAELPESKMRGYKKGRFSFNVKGGRCEACAGQGQLKIEMQFLPDIYVPCDVCHGSRYNRETLQILFKGKSIADVLDMTIDAAIEFFQAFPKIIRRLETLQDVGLGYIRLGQSGTTLSGGEAQRVKLSKELSRRSTGSTLYVLDEPSVGLHAADVHRLIDVLQRLVDEGNTVVIIEHNLDIIKVSDWIIDLGPEGGDAGGEIIAVGEPEEICEMEHSYTGQFMKRILECRRSNLPA